A region of Salinigranum halophilum DNA encodes the following proteins:
- a CDS encoding tyrosine-type recombinase/integrase, with amino-acid sequence MTDRRRVDPRDLSPRDARDRYLRRRRTDSTEESISGWYYRLKLFAEWCDSVGIERVGELRGYDLDEYYELRSSEIAPATLEGEMWALKMFCRFLEDIEAVDDGLAKKVRIPDLDPEDRSNDTALSTPAALALVDYYRNDGRATATRAHVFIELAWFVGARQSGIRALDVRDFHPENDYLEFRHRPESGTGLKNKRDGERSVAIPPESSSAIARYIRENRYDVRDDHGRQPLLASMKGRPGTNTVRCWSYLATEPCLHGECPHGKERETCEWAEYAHASKCPSSRSPHQIRTGSITWQLNQGVPPEVVAERVNASVKTIKQHYDTATVEQRRQRQLEYMERRRHHLDKLDFGSTEDDSDE; translated from the coding sequence ATGACTGACCGACGCCGGGTCGACCCTCGGGACCTCTCCCCTCGCGATGCTCGCGACCGATACCTTCGTCGACGAAGAACTGACTCCACCGAGGAATCCATCTCGGGCTGGTACTACCGGCTCAAACTCTTCGCGGAGTGGTGCGATTCGGTCGGAATCGAGCGCGTGGGAGAACTGCGCGGGTACGACCTCGACGAGTATTACGAACTCCGCAGTTCGGAGATCGCGCCGGCTACACTCGAGGGCGAGATGTGGGCGCTCAAGATGTTCTGCCGGTTCCTCGAAGACATCGAGGCGGTGGACGATGGCCTCGCGAAGAAGGTCCGCATCCCTGACCTCGACCCCGAGGACCGTTCGAACGACACCGCGCTGTCGACTCCGGCGGCACTCGCGCTCGTCGACTACTACCGGAACGACGGACGGGCGACGGCGACGCGCGCTCACGTCTTCATCGAACTCGCGTGGTTCGTCGGGGCGCGCCAGAGTGGTATTCGCGCGCTCGACGTGCGCGACTTCCACCCCGAGAACGATTATCTGGAGTTCCGACACCGCCCGGAGTCGGGTACTGGCCTGAAGAACAAACGAGACGGGGAACGGTCAGTCGCGATTCCCCCAGAGAGCAGTTCGGCTATCGCGCGGTACATCCGAGAGAATCGGTACGACGTCCGCGACGACCACGGGCGTCAACCGCTCCTCGCGAGTATGAAGGGACGGCCCGGCACGAACACCGTCCGCTGCTGGAGCTACCTCGCGACTGAACCCTGTCTTCACGGTGAGTGCCCGCACGGGAAGGAACGGGAGACCTGCGAGTGGGCGGAGTACGCTCACGCGAGTAAGTGTCCCTCGTCTCGCTCTCCGCACCAGATTCGAACCGGCTCGATCACCTGGCAACTGAACCAGGGCGTCCCGCCCGAGGTCGTGGCCGAGCGCGTGAACGCGTCGGTGAAGACGATCAAGCAGCACTACGACACGGCGACGGTCGAACAGCGTCGACAGCGCCAACTGGAGTACATGGAACGGCGGCGGCACCACCTGGACAAACTCGATTTCGGTTCCACGGAGGACGATTCTGATGAGTAA